The following are encoded in a window of Alosa sapidissima isolate fAloSap1 chromosome 10, fAloSap1.pri, whole genome shotgun sequence genomic DNA:
- the adam15 gene encoding disintegrin and metalloproteinase domain-containing protein 15 isoform X1 — protein MTLVLNTKTSNMILSACAVVLPLRVLLTVLLLQGTPCGFLKGALSMTVLLPLQSRLELFNDTEAPQPLQVETTDISPSIFTESQEETSPQQNSRPSQSLHSDNDEHHHGREAKPLERTKPFAIVNGHRKSLTEALQNGHPEKLQCGLKVGSRVYLLDLEKNQDLLPKPPNVFYYLPNGTGVAMDQSPVIHCYYHGSVRGFPQSRVALSTCAGLRGVIVINSTLSFELQPEEDGEWDESGEQSGGFEEEGMHLLYSTHQRSPSAGGCGVSHTPVPPLYAPPQVHRHKRDILSETKYIELVLVADHKEFLNYQKSNKTMIYRMLDVANQVDWFYRPLNVRVALLGLEIWSDQDKIQVDKSPTDTLNRFLEWRTRELLPRLRHDNAQLIMGDSFDGTTVGMASQSSMCSKDRSGGVNVDHLVSVLGVASTVAHELGHNLGMTHDTAERRCQCQNERRMGGCIMEPSTGLMPGQLFSSCSARDLSLSLLHGGGMCLFNVPQPEELMGGPRCGNLYVEKGEECDCGLLDECNDPCCNASTCKLMPGAQCSSDGICCENCKLRMAGSVCREPLGECDLPEYCTGTTPFCPPNVFLQNGEPCEGGASYCYSGVCASLNAQCQMLWGHNATRAPPVCFSSVNKQGSKYGNCGQMANGSYIPCPSADVLCGRIQCQGGNDRPLLGSNAEILTTKVRLNHSDFTCRGTFFDLGDDVSDPAMVTQGTSCGQGKACIDQRCRDVSVFRVEECKRNCSGHGVCNSNNNCHCEPGWAPPDCKYSGSGGSVDSGPARQPKDSDPTRVALLVFFLLVLPASVVLWCAALRIPRCRRKLACLGISPLQKGDPQQQSRTQANEHNEVHKGEEVQPLRKWKQQNDIPLTTTSKVQHRPAPPNKPLPPDPLLKTNKLAGKRPAPPTKPLPPDPPPSEGKTQLKRPAPPSKPLPPNPVHTNSQSQGPSKPPVPKKPLPVAPLNSADPPRLSTVAPGHRTALATRGALPARGSSAGVVPSRHPPLPPIRAPHPRNPHLPPPV, from the exons ACAACGATGAGCATCACCATGGAAGAGAAGCCAAGCCGCTGGAGAGGACGAAACCCTTTGCCATTGTGAATGGACACAGGAAGAGTCTAACAGAGGCTTTGCAG AATGGCCACCCAGAGAAGCTCCAGTGTGGCCTTAAGGTTGGGAGCAGGGTCTACCTGCTGGACCTGGAGAAAAATCA AGATCTCCTGCCCAAACCACCAAATGTATTCTACTACCTCCCAAATGGAACAGGGGTTGCTATGGACCAGAGCCCTGTG ATTCACTGTTACTACCACGGCTCTGTGCGAGGCTTTCCTCAGTCCCGAGTGGCTCTCAGCACCTGTGCTGGACTCAG AGGGGTGATTGTCATCAACTCCACCCTGAGCTTTGAGCTGCAGCCAGAGGAGGATGGTGAGTGGGATGAAAGCGGCGAGCAGAGCGGAGGCTTCGAGGAGGAGGGGATGCACCTGCTGTACTCCACCCACCAGCGGAGCCCCTCAGCAGGGGGATGCGGGGTCTCCCACACCCCTGTGCCCCCCCTCTACGCCCcaccacaagtgcaccgg CACAAGAGGGACATCCTATCTGAGACCAAGTACAttgagctggtgctggtggcaGACCATAAAGAG TTCCTGAACTACCAGAAGAGTAATAAGACCATGATCTATAGAATGCTGGATGTGGCCAACCAGGTGGATTGG TTCTACAGACCCCTGAATGTGCGTGTAGCTCTCCTTGGTCTGGAGATCTGGAGCGACCAGGATAAGATCCAGGTGGACAAGAGCCCCACAGACACCCTCAACCGCTTTCTGGAGTGGAGGACACGTGAGCTGCTCCCAAGATTGCGCCATGACAATGCCCAGCTTATCAT GGGGGATTCATTTGATGGAACAACAGTGGGAATGGCGTCCCAGTCGTCAATGTGCTCCAAAGACAGATCTGGAGGGGTCaatgtg GACCACCTGGTCAGTGTGCTCGGCGTGGCCTCCACAGTGGCCCATGAGCTGGGCCACAACCTGGGCATGACCCACGACACAGCAGAGCGACGCTGCCAGTGCCAGAACGAGCGTCGCATGGGTGGCTGCATCATGGAGCCCTCCACAGG CCTAATGCCAGGTCAGCTGTTCAGCAGCTGCAGTGCCAGAGACCTGTCCCTCAGCCTGCTCCATGGCGGCGGGATGTGCCTCTTTAACGTGCCTCAGCCGGAGGAGCTCATGGGCGGCCCGCGATGTGGCAACCTGTACGTGGAGAAGGGCGAGGAGTGCGACTGTGGCCTTCTGGAT gaGTGTAATGACCCTTGCTGCAATGCCAGCACATGTAAGCTGATGCCTGGTGCCCAGTGCTCTTCTGATGGTATCTGCTGTGAGAACTGCAAG CTGCGCATGGCGGGCTCGGTGTGTCGAGAGCCACTGGGTGAGTGTGACCTCCCGGAGTACTGTACTGGCACCACGCCCTTCTGCCCCCCCAACGTCTTCCTGCAGAACGGGGAGCCGTGCGAAGGCGGCGCCTCCTACTGCTACAGCGGCGTCTGCGCCAGCCTCAACGCCCAGTGTCAGATGCTGTGGGGTCACA ATGCCACACGTGCTCCACCTGTGTGTTTCTCCTCAGTCAACAAACAGGGCAGTAAATATGGCAACTGTGGTCAGATGGCTAACGGTTCCTACATCCCATGCCCCAGTGC AGACGTGCTTTGTGGAAGGATCCAGTGTCAGGGTGGGAATGATCGCCCCCTGCTGGGCTCCAATGCAGAGATCCTCACCACCAAAGTGCGCCTGAACCACAGCGACTTCACCTGCCGCGGGACCTTCTTTGACCTTGGAGACGACGTCTCTGATCCTGCAATGGTAACCCAGGGGACCTCATGTGGCCAAGGCAAG GCGTGTATAGACCAGCGCTGTCgtgatgtgtctgtgttcagGGTGGAGGAGTGCAAGAGGAACTGCAGTGGTCATGGG GTTTGCAACAGCAATAATAACTGCCACTGCGAGCCAGGTTGGGCCCCTCCTGACTGTAAATACTCAGGCTCAGGGGGCAGTGTGGACAGTGGACCGGCCAGACAGCCCAAAG ACTCGGACCCGACACGCGTGGCCCTGCTGGTGTTCTTCCTGTTGGTGCTGCCGGCCTCGGTGGTGCTGTGGTGCGCTGCCCTGCGCATCCCGCGCTGCCGCCGCAAGCTGGCGTGCCTCGGAATCAGCCCGCTACAGAAAGGAGACCCCCAACAGCAGAGCCG GACTCAAGCCAATGAACACAATGAAGTTCACAAGGGAGAAGAGGTCCAGCCTCTAAGAAAGTGGAAGCAGCAGAACGACATCCCCCTGACCACCACCAGCAAG GTTCAACACAGGCCTGCTCCCCCTAATAAGCCACTTCCCCCTGACCCTCTTTTAAAGACTAACAAG CTGGCGGGGAAAAGACCTGCCCCTCCCACCAAACCTCTTCCCCCAGATCCTCCTCCCTCTGAGGGCAAGACTCAGCTCAAG CGTCCGGCGCCTCCAAGCAAGCCTCTCCCCCCCAACCCCGTCCACACGAATAGCCAG AGTCAAGGCCCCTCCAAGCCTCCTGTGCCCAAGAAGCCTTTGCCAGTGGCTCCCTTGAACTCTGCCGACCCCCCCAGACTCTCCACAGTTGCCCCCGGGCATCGCACAGCTTTGGCGACCAGGGGAGCGCTGCCTGCACGGGGATCATCTGCTGGTGTAGTCCCGTCGAG ACATCCACCTCTTCCCCCAATAAGAGCACCCCATCCGAGGAATCCCCATTTGCCTCCTCCCGTTTAG